One window of Verrucomicrobiota bacterium genomic DNA carries:
- a CDS encoding glycosyltransferase family 4 protein, which yields MMNSDRGGMADYGLYQALALRDQNVDVTFLCSPGYIHQEKLQGITVIPQLYSIESRKIGKIKRRVNWISKLVGDIKTLCQVSEEVRPDTILFSSYYEYLSPLWAWRIRGLKKKMPMQIASVIHDPVRNFQVGPKWWHEWSIREAYSFLDHAFLHEKIGIPFSEDKTFLIPQGIYQYPEPSKERWKVLSKLNIPTDSLVLLSFGFIRDGKNLDLLIQSLKELPKCHLIIAGHEQSGSQKGIEYYQSLAEKAGVKDRCHWQTKFIPDQEAADLFNASDLIALTYSASFRSASAVANIAARYRKPVIASGGQGNLQKIVKDYCLGIWVEPDSQEAIIDGVQDFTRNPPLPDYHRFIEENSWERNARIVKDAFLHR from the coding sequence ATGATGAATTCTGACCGTGGGGGGATGGCTGATTATGGCTTATATCAGGCATTGGCGCTGCGGGATCAAAATGTAGATGTCACCTTTCTTTGTAGTCCGGGATATATTCATCAGGAGAAACTACAGGGAATCACGGTTATCCCTCAGCTCTATTCGATTGAGAGCCGAAAAATAGGAAAAATAAAACGGCGTGTCAATTGGATCAGTAAACTCGTAGGAGATATAAAAACTTTATGTCAGGTCTCTGAAGAAGTGCGTCCTGATACGATTCTCTTTTCTTCCTATTATGAATACCTGTCACCTTTATGGGCATGGAGAATTCGGGGCCTGAAGAAAAAAATGCCTATGCAAATTGCTTCAGTCATTCATGATCCGGTGAGAAACTTCCAAGTAGGGCCGAAATGGTGGCATGAATGGTCGATTCGAGAGGCCTATTCCTTTCTCGATCATGCATTCCTCCATGAGAAAATCGGGATTCCATTCTCTGAAGACAAGACATTCCTGATTCCTCAAGGAATATATCAGTACCCCGAACCAAGCAAAGAGAGGTGGAAAGTTTTATCCAAACTCAATATTCCTACAGATTCATTAGTCTTGTTAAGTTTTGGATTTATTCGTGATGGAAAAAATCTTGATTTATTAATTCAATCGCTCAAGGAATTGCCAAAGTGCCATCTGATCATCGCGGGTCATGAACAAAGCGGATCACAGAAAGGAATCGAATATTATCAGTCCTTAGCAGAAAAAGCGGGAGTAAAGGATCGCTGTCATTGGCAGACAAAATTCATCCCTGATCAGGAAGCCGCAGATTTATTTAATGCGAGCGATTTAATCGCGCTGACGTATTCTGCCTCATTCCGTTCTGCCAGTGCCGTTGCTAATATAGCTGCACGTTACAGAAAACCAGTGATCGCATCAGGGGGACAGGGTAACCTCCAAAAGATCGTTAAGGATTATTGTTTGGGAATATGGGTCGAGCCTGATTCTCAGGAGGCGATCATTGATGGAGTTCAGGACTTTACTAGAAATCCGCCCTTACCGGATTATCATCGATTTATTGAAGAAAATTCTTGGGAAAGAAATGCACGGATCGTAAAGGATGCATTTTTGCATAGATGA
- a CDS encoding FAD-dependent oxidoreductase, translated as MKKVAIIGAGISGLSAAQLLKDRFLVTVFEQGGKPGGLVKCDRIKGNLFHRVGGHVFNSRNQEVLDWFWGFFDRDQEFLKAQRNAKIFINGKVIGYPIEDYLYEFPAETVSAILDDLLHAGEGEYLDFEAFLRGNFGKTLYELYFGPYNQKIWHTDLSEIPLEWLEGKLPMPDIKQILLRNITRQVEKQMVHSTFYYAKENGSQFIIDRISEGLDIRVNTPVTRIENVQNGWTLNGQGTFDHIVYCGDVRKLKNLIHHNQPELGACLASVSALRSNSTSNLFCECDSTDRSWMYLPGKETQAHRIIYTGGFSPTNNGGVTRQDRMTCVVEFSGEYTQDEMELEVSKLPGNLSPLASNHEKNSYIIHHKDTRDQITALKKQLALKQFHLLGRFAEWEYYNMDKAIEAAMGLRKKLEEEKF; from the coding sequence ATGAAAAAAGTCGCTATCATAGGGGCTGGAATTTCCGGACTATCCGCTGCTCAACTGCTCAAAGACCGTTTTTTAGTCACGGTATTTGAGCAAGGGGGTAAGCCGGGTGGACTGGTCAAATGTGACCGGATCAAGGGTAACCTTTTTCATCGTGTCGGTGGACATGTTTTTAATAGTCGGAATCAGGAGGTTTTAGATTGGTTCTGGGGATTCTTTGACCGTGATCAGGAATTTCTGAAAGCCCAACGTAATGCTAAAATCTTTATTAATGGGAAAGTGATTGGTTACCCGATAGAAGATTATCTTTACGAGTTCCCGGCAGAGACGGTATCAGCAATATTAGATGACCTACTTCATGCTGGGGAAGGGGAATACCTCGATTTTGAGGCCTTTCTAAGAGGAAATTTTGGGAAGACCCTTTATGAGCTCTATTTTGGCCCTTATAACCAAAAAATTTGGCATACTGATCTGTCAGAAATCCCCCTCGAATGGTTAGAGGGCAAATTGCCCATGCCGGATATTAAACAAATACTTCTCCGGAATATCACCAGGCAAGTAGAGAAACAGATGGTTCATTCTACATTCTATTATGCAAAAGAAAACGGTTCACAATTCATTATCGACCGGATTTCTGAGGGTTTAGATATCCGAGTCAATACGCCGGTGACTCGAATAGAGAATGTGCAAAATGGATGGACTCTAAATGGTCAGGGGACTTTTGATCATATTGTCTATTGTGGAGATGTGCGGAAATTAAAAAATCTCATCCATCATAATCAGCCGGAACTGGGGGCATGTCTGGCATCAGTGAGTGCACTCCGATCTAACAGCACCTCAAATCTCTTTTGTGAATGTGACTCTACAGATAGATCATGGATGTATTTGCCGGGTAAGGAGACTCAGGCCCATAGGATAATCTACACAGGAGGATTCAGCCCGACAAATAATGGGGGTGTGACCCGGCAGGATCGGATGACCTGTGTGGTGGAGTTTTCAGGTGAGTACACCCAAGATGAAATGGAACTCGAGGTCAGTAAATTGCCCGGGAATCTCAGTCCCCTAGCATCCAACCATGAGAAAAACTCCTATATCATCCATCATAAAGATACACGTGATCAAATCACTGCTTTGAAGAAGCAGCTTGCACTCAAGCAATTTCATCTTTTGGGCCGTTTTGCCGAGTGGGAATATTATAATATGGATAAGGCTATAGAGGCGGCAATGGGACTCAGGAAAAAGCTCGAAGAAGAGAAGTTCTAA